A genomic window from Treponema maltophilum ATCC 51939 includes:
- a CDS encoding BrnA antitoxin family protein, with product MTHTAEKLTAEKVAEIRAKGINFDDIPELTEEDFARGHFKYWKPMKKAVTFRIDIDNLAWLQSRGAKGYQKRMNSVLRWARQNGCPLKQM from the coding sequence ATGACGCATACTGCAGAGAAATTAACGGCTGAAAAAGTGGCTGAAATCAGAGCTAAAGGAATCAATTTTGATGATATCCCGGAACTTACGGAAGAGGATTTTGCGCGCGGACATTTTAAATACTGGAAGCCGATGAAAAAAGCCGTAACATTTCGAATTGATATTGATAACCTCGCATGGCTGCAAAGCAGAGGAGCTAAGGGCTATCAAAAAAGAATGAACAGCGTTCTTCGTTGGGCACGACAAAACGGCTGCCCTTTGAAACAGATGTAA